The following are from one region of the Tenacibaculum dicentrarchi genome:
- the hutH gene encoding histidine ammonia-lyase has protein sequence MFKYGIDTLTVNKVIEISEGTLKAVVTSDAAIKIKECRRKVEVMANSTAAVYGINTGFGPLCDVQISPEETSKLQENLLITHAVGVGNPIDKELSKMMMICKVHALCQGFSGVRLELIERIIYFIENDLLPVVPEQGSVGASGDLAPLSHLFLPLLGEGEFWQSEEIISAREVLKKHDLQPLTLMAKEGLGLINGTQFILSHAILGLKKMEYVLDLADVTGAMTLEGYSGNVSPFKEELHLIRPFKGNLKVAERMRMLLKDSENATDNSFPRVQDPYSIRCMPQVHGASRNAYAHLKELAEIEMNSVTDNPIVLSETEAISGGNFHGQPLAMALDYTSIAVSELGNIADRRCYLLLEGKHGLPRLLTSAGGLNSGFMIPQYTTAALVTENKSLCFPPSADSVPTSLGQEDHVSMGSISGRKFNQILGNIDKILAIELMYAAQAMDFRRPNTFSAIIEENFKLIRNKVAKLEEDRVLKDDINALIKMVKNQEFKVC, from the coding sequence ATGTTTAAGTACGGAATAGATACCTTAACGGTAAATAAAGTCATTGAAATATCAGAAGGAACTTTAAAAGCGGTGGTTACAAGCGATGCTGCAATTAAAATAAAGGAATGTAGAAGAAAGGTAGAGGTAATGGCAAATTCAACCGCTGCTGTTTACGGAATTAATACAGGTTTTGGTCCTTTGTGTGATGTGCAAATATCACCTGAGGAAACCAGTAAATTGCAAGAAAATTTATTGATAACCCATGCTGTTGGTGTTGGTAATCCTATTGATAAAGAATTGTCAAAAATGATGATGATTTGTAAGGTTCATGCACTTTGTCAAGGTTTTTCAGGGGTTCGTTTAGAGCTAATTGAACGTATTATTTATTTTATTGAAAACGATTTATTGCCTGTTGTTCCTGAGCAAGGTTCGGTAGGAGCTTCTGGTGATTTAGCGCCGTTATCACACTTGTTTTTACCGTTATTAGGTGAAGGAGAGTTTTGGCAATCCGAAGAAATTATTTCAGCAAGAGAAGTATTAAAAAAGCATGATTTACAGCCTTTAACATTAATGGCAAAAGAAGGATTAGGCTTAATTAATGGTACGCAATTTATATTATCGCACGCTATTTTAGGCTTGAAAAAAATGGAATATGTGTTAGATTTAGCCGACGTTACGGGTGCAATGACTTTAGAAGGATATTCAGGAAATGTATCGCCGTTTAAAGAAGAACTGCATTTAATTCGTCCGTTTAAAGGGAATTTAAAAGTAGCAGAACGCATGAGAATGCTTTTAAAAGATTCTGAAAATGCGACTGATAATAGTTTTCCAAGAGTGCAAGATCCGTATTCGATTCGTTGTATGCCACAGGTTCATGGAGCATCGAGAAATGCCTATGCACATTTAAAAGAATTGGCAGAAATAGAAATGAATTCTGTAACCGATAACCCTATTGTACTGAGTGAAACCGAAGCAATTTCGGGAGGTAATTTTCACGGACAGCCTTTAGCAATGGCGTTAGATTATACATCAATTGCAGTTTCTGAATTAGGAAATATAGCTGACAGACGTTGTTATTTATTGCTAGAAGGAAAGCACGGTTTGCCAAGATTATTAACATCGGCAGGTGGTTTAAATTCTGGTTTTATGATTCCTCAATATACCACAGCAGCTTTGGTTACCGAAAATAAATCATTGTGTTTTCCGCCTTCGGCAGATAGTGTGCCAACCTCATTAGGGCAAGAAGACCATGTTTCAATGGGAAGTATTTCAGGAAGAAAATTCAATCAGATATTAGGAAATATTGATAAAATATTAGCCATCGAATTGATGTACGCAGCACAAGCAATGGATTTTAGAAGACCTAATACTTTTTCTGCGATTATTGAAGAGAATTTTAAGTTGATCAGAAATAAAGTAGCCAAATTAGAAGAAGATCGTGTTTTAAAAGATGATATTAATGCGCTAATTAAGATGGTTAAAAATCAAGAGTTTAAAGTTTGTTAA
- a CDS encoding LysR family transcriptional regulator: MSNQIELRHLRYFLAVAECLHFRKAAERLFISQPGLSRQIKQMEADLEVQLFVRHNRKVALTEAGSYLKTALTQNLKNLTHIFEHAKLLQEGKNGHLNFGYVGSAMQEIIPNLLIKFKKDHPNVQFGLQEMDNQKQIDSLLSKDIDIGFVRLDRVPRGLAIQPILKEPFCLVLPKNHPVNTANFKGLSALKNESFILFDPSYSPSYHEKVMQIFDDAKFAPIISHNTIHAASIYKLVENNFGLSIVPKSLQYGYDMGVQFIDLTTIKQRTTLSVVWHKNNSNPILKSLLEKTIP; this comes from the coding sequence ATGAGTAATCAAATAGAACTACGCCATCTTCGTTATTTTTTAGCAGTTGCCGAATGTTTACACTTTCGAAAAGCAGCCGAACGCTTGTTTATTTCGCAACCAGGATTAAGCCGACAAATTAAACAAATGGAAGCCGATTTAGAAGTACAATTATTTGTGCGTCATAACAGAAAAGTAGCATTAACCGAAGCGGGAAGTTATTTGAAAACGGCGCTTACTCAAAATTTAAAAAACCTAACACATATTTTTGAACATGCCAAATTACTACAGGAAGGTAAAAATGGGCATTTGAATTTTGGTTATGTAGGTTCTGCAATGCAAGAAATTATCCCTAATTTATTGATTAAATTTAAAAAAGACCACCCAAATGTGCAATTCGGATTGCAAGAAATGGACAATCAAAAACAAATTGACAGCCTGCTTTCTAAAGATATTGATATTGGTTTTGTAAGGCTAGATAGAGTGCCTAGAGGACTTGCCATTCAGCCGATTTTAAAAGAGCCTTTTTGCTTGGTTTTACCGAAAAACCATCCTGTAAACACGGCTAATTTTAAAGGATTATCAGCATTAAAAAACGAATCTTTTATTCTTTTTGATCCGTCTTATAGTCCTTCTTATCACGAAAAAGTAATGCAAATTTTTGATGATGCTAAATTCGCTCCTATAATATCGCACAATACCATTCATGCTGCTTCAATTTATAAATTGGTGGAAAATAATTTTGGTTTATCAATTGTTCCCAAATCGTTACAATATGGCTACGATATGGGCGTACAATTTATTGACCTCACCACTATCAAACAACGTACTACCTTGTCGGTTGTTTGGCATAAAAATAATAGCAACCCTATTTTAAAATCGCTACTAGAAAAAACAATACCTTAA